One segment of Nostoc piscinale CENA21 DNA contains the following:
- a CDS encoding undecaprenyl-diphosphate phosphatase, with protein sequence MALSKRQWFVFMSVASAMVSVAAFPLKVLSTPPTPEAGGVQQMNILQAIVLGFVQGMTEFLPISSTAHLKVVPVVLGWGDPGVAFTAVIQLGSIAAVLWYFWGDLTRIATGAFRAIAQKDYADYDLRLSIGIALGTLPIIFFGLLIKRFIPDYDNSPIRSIGAIAIASIVMSILLGIAEKLGKRERDFEQLTMNDGLLMGLAQSLALIPGVSRSGSTLTAGLFMTLQRETAARFSFLLGIPAITLAGLVELKDVLGDINSTGIVPLIAGVISAAIFSYISIAGLLRFLKTKSTWVFIWYRLAFGIAILGAISAGILKNS encoded by the coding sequence ATGGCTTTATCAAAACGTCAATGGTTCGTGTTTATGAGTGTCGCATCGGCAATGGTTTCAGTTGCGGCCTTTCCACTCAAAGTTCTAAGTACTCCACCCACCCCAGAGGCTGGGGGAGTGCAACAAATGAATATTTTGCAAGCAATTGTTTTAGGTTTTGTGCAGGGAATGACAGAATTCCTGCCAATTAGTAGTACCGCCCATTTAAAAGTTGTGCCTGTAGTTCTTGGTTGGGGTGATCCGGGAGTTGCTTTTACGGCGGTGATTCAGTTGGGAAGTATTGCAGCTGTACTGTGGTATTTCTGGGGAGATTTGACAAGAATTGCCACTGGCGCATTCAGAGCGATCGCCCAAAAAGATTATGCTGATTATGACTTGCGTTTATCTATCGGCATCGCCTTGGGAACCTTGCCAATTATCTTTTTTGGCTTGTTAATTAAAAGATTTATCCCAGATTATGATAATTCACCGATTAGAAGTATCGGCGCGATCGCGATCGCCTCGATAGTCATGTCTATATTATTGGGAATAGCAGAAAAACTCGGCAAACGAGAACGGGATTTTGAACAACTAACCATGAATGATGGGCTATTGATGGGTTTAGCCCAATCTTTGGCGTTAATTCCTGGAGTTTCTCGTTCTGGTTCTACTCTAACAGCCGGCTTATTTATGACCTTACAACGGGAAACAGCCGCCAGATTTTCCTTTTTACTCGGCATTCCCGCCATTACCCTAGCCGGGTTAGTCGAATTAAAAGATGTTTTAGGAGATATTAACAGTACTGGCATCGTACCGTTGATTGCGGGTGTAATTTCTGCCGCAATATTTTCTTATATATCCATTGCTGGCTTACTTCGCTTTCTCAAAACCAAAAGCACTTGGGTATTCATTTGGTATCGCCTCGCCTTTGGTATAGCTATTTTAGGTGCGATCAGTGCCGGAATTTTGAAAAATAGTTAA
- a CDS encoding TIGR03279 family radical SAM protein, translating into MTNLHPAKITKVLTDSIAAEIGFEVGDAIVAINGTRPRDLIDYQFLCADEFLELEVLDITGKTHHVEIEKDYDDDLGLEFETALFDALIQCNNRCPFCFIDQQPPGKRSSLYFKDDDYRLSFLYGSYLTLTNLPEREWQRIEQMRLSPLFVSVHATEPDIRIRLLKNQRAGQIMEQLRWFQERRLQIHAQVVVCPGINDGQHLEQTLKDLASFYTGDVPTVASVAVVPVGLTRFRPQEDELIPVTREKAQEVILQVRAIAKQFRQKCGSNVVWLADEWFLIAGEELPTEAEYEDYPQIDNGVGSIQLFIKQFASAATQLLPSQISPPRKFTWVVGNAVEKAFQPILQHLNSVDGLEVNMMALASDYWGQAISVTGLLTGHDLLLNLQNKDLGDGILLPNVMLKHGELVFLDDVKVADLATKLNTKILPVAGVEELINTCIE; encoded by the coding sequence ATGACTAACCTTCATCCAGCCAAAATTACCAAGGTGCTAACCGACTCCATCGCCGCCGAGATTGGCTTTGAGGTGGGGGATGCGATCGTTGCTATTAATGGTACACGTCCCCGCGATTTAATTGACTATCAATTTCTCTGTGCAGATGAATTTTTAGAATTAGAAGTTTTAGATATTACTGGCAAAACCCATCATGTTGAAATTGAAAAAGACTACGACGATGATTTAGGGTTGGAATTTGAAACCGCTTTATTTGATGCTTTAATTCAGTGTAATAATCGCTGTCCGTTTTGCTTTATTGATCAGCAACCCCCAGGTAAACGCTCAAGCTTGTATTTCAAAGATGATGATTATCGCTTGAGCTTTTTGTATGGTTCTTACCTGACGTTAACCAATTTACCCGAACGGGAATGGCAGCGAATTGAACAAATGCGCCTGTCACCCTTATTTGTGTCAGTTCACGCCACCGAACCAGATATTAGAATCCGCCTACTGAAAAATCAGCGTGCGGGACAAATTATGGAACAATTGCGGTGGTTCCAAGAAAGACGCTTGCAAATTCATGCTCAAGTTGTGGTTTGCCCAGGGATTAATGATGGACAACATCTGGAACAAACCCTCAAAGATTTAGCGTCCTTTTATACTGGTGATGTACCTACCGTGGCATCGGTGGCAGTCGTGCCGGTAGGTTTGACGCGGTTTCGCCCCCAAGAAGACGAACTGATACCTGTAACTAGAGAGAAAGCCCAAGAAGTTATTTTACAGGTGAGAGCGATCGCCAAACAATTTCGCCAAAAATGTGGCTCAAATGTTGTCTGGTTAGCCGATGAATGGTTTTTAATTGCTGGGGAAGAACTACCAACAGAAGCAGAATACGAAGACTATCCGCAAATTGATAACGGTGTCGGTTCAATTCAGTTATTTATCAAACAATTTGCATCTGCCGCGACGCAATTACTCCCAAGCCAAATTTCTCCACCCAGAAAATTTACTTGGGTAGTAGGTAACGCCGTCGAAAAAGCATTTCAACCGATATTGCAACACCTAAATTCTGTTGATGGTTTAGAAGTAAATATGATGGCTTTAGCCAGTGATTATTGGGGGCAAGCTATTAGTGTGACTGGCTTACTTACAGGTCATGATTTACTTTTGAATTTACAAAACAAAGATTTAGGTGATGGGATTTTGCTGCCAAATGTCATGCTTAAACATGGCGAATTAGTATTTTTAGATGATGTCAAAGTTGCAGACTTAGCGACAAAATTAAATACAAAAATCTTGCCAGTCGCGGGAGTGGAAGAATTAATTAATACTTGTATAGAATGA
- a CDS encoding family 10 glycosylhydrolase, which produces MENQETATKVTKRARFFIFSFNFLMINCLTSFNILSVRAADAEPVLSVVQSAENQQQWTGITKRLQSLGVRYCVIPLAQVRSSADWGDRKVLFLPNVETLNPAQAIALESWVSKGGKVIASGPVGSLSAPGVRQLLRSLLGSYWGFGLDETQQIKPATTKPQRWANQKELFGQVRGGVIIPEGGASQATAVWNAQDNPAAVVSTEWSTLLGWRWGTDAASSFELDNAWLKAAIDHHITASSSGQQKIPGADSRCATTIETATANIPPVTPVVPQAPFVPRAPRPSSPAEAIDQLEQTVHWNVEPNSNAPIDEKEAIALQQELENLISRVESAHLAASVQTANRDEAITSNPQSLKEDETRVASTRPGLSSQSKEQAITQARLVAKNIPQLLANKNYALVRQQWLATRTNLWKHFPLNRRLAPAEIRAVWLDRGTIVRAGGEKKLAEIFDRLAQSGINTVFFETVNASYPIYPSKVAPQQNPLTRGWNPLAVAVKLAHERKMELHAWVWTFAAGNQRHNQVINVHPDYPGPVLAAHPDWANYDNKGNTIPPGQTKPFFDPANPELRQYLLKLFEEIVSEYQVDGLQLDYIRYPFQDPFAGRSYGYGKAARAQFQQLTGVDPLTISPSQTELWQKWTEFRTQQVDSFVADVSKMLRQKRKDLILSVAVFPLPERERIQKLQQHWEVWARRGDIDVIVPMTYAQDTARFQRLAQPWIASSQLGSTLLVPGIRLLSLPNLAAFDQLQLIRDLPASGYALFAAENFNHDLQKILNSTQGQVLSVADEPIPLRQPFETAVVRYGLLKREWQLVIQNEQISFPAINIADFNNQMEVVEKALTQLAAAPSPAKLLTAKASLTRFQTQFRIWMREAATNNPYQVKVWENRLATIERLLRYGERRSQLR; this is translated from the coding sequence GTGGAGAATCAGGAAACTGCAACCAAAGTCACCAAACGAGCCAGATTCTTCATTTTTAGTTTTAACTTTTTAATGATTAATTGTTTAACTAGTTTTAATATTTTATCAGTTAGGGCGGCAGATGCAGAACCTGTATTAAGTGTAGTCCAGAGTGCAGAAAATCAACAGCAATGGACAGGAATTACTAAACGCTTACAATCACTTGGGGTGAGGTATTGCGTTATTCCCTTAGCACAAGTGAGAAGCAGTGCTGATTGGGGCGATCGCAAAGTATTATTTCTACCCAACGTCGAAACTTTAAACCCTGCCCAAGCGATCGCTTTAGAATCCTGGGTGAGTAAAGGCGGTAAAGTTATCGCTAGTGGCCCAGTTGGTAGTTTATCAGCACCGGGAGTCCGACAGTTGTTGCGATCGCTCCTGGGGAGTTATTGGGGGTTTGGTTTAGATGAAACACAACAAATCAAACCAGCCACCACTAAACCACAACGATGGGCTAACCAAAAAGAACTATTTGGGCAAGTGCGTGGCGGTGTAATTATTCCTGAAGGTGGGGCTAGTCAAGCCACCGCCGTTTGGAACGCCCAAGATAATCCTGCCGCCGTTGTCAGTACAGAATGGTCTACCTTACTTGGCTGGCGTTGGGGAACAGATGCGGCTTCGAGTTTTGAATTAGATAATGCTTGGTTAAAAGCTGCCATTGATCATCATATTACTGCCTCATCTTCAGGACAGCAAAAAATTCCTGGGGCTGACTCTCGCTGTGCGACGACCATTGAGACTGCCACCGCCAATATTCCGCCTGTTACGCCTGTAGTTCCTCAAGCACCATTCGTTCCCCGCGCCCCACGTCCATCATCCCCAGCCGAAGCCATTGACCAACTAGAACAAACAGTACATTGGAATGTCGAACCAAATTCCAATGCACCCATTGATGAAAAAGAAGCGATCGCTCTCCAGCAAGAATTAGAAAATTTAATTAGTCGGGTAGAAAGCGCCCATTTAGCCGCCTCAGTTCAGACAGCGAATCGGGATGAAGCTATCACCAGCAATCCCCAGTCCTTGAAAGAAGATGAAACCCGTGTCGCTTCCACCAGACCAGGATTATCTAGTCAGAGTAAAGAACAAGCCATTACCCAAGCGCGACTAGTCGCCAAAAATATTCCCCAACTCCTAGCCAATAAAAACTATGCCCTAGTCCGGCAACAGTGGTTAGCCACCAGAACCAATTTATGGAAACATTTTCCCCTGAACCGACGATTAGCCCCCGCCGAAATCCGCGCTGTCTGGTTAGATAGGGGGACAATTGTCCGGGCTGGTGGTGAAAAGAAATTAGCCGAAATTTTTGACCGCTTGGCACAGTCAGGCATTAACACCGTTTTTTTTGAAACTGTCAACGCCAGTTATCCCATTTACCCTAGTAAAGTTGCACCCCAGCAAAACCCCCTGACTCGTGGCTGGAACCCCTTAGCCGTGGCGGTGAAATTAGCCCATGAACGTAAGATGGAATTACACGCCTGGGTGTGGACTTTTGCGGCTGGAAATCAACGCCACAACCAAGTCATTAATGTTCATCCCGATTATCCAGGGCCAGTCCTGGCAGCCCATCCCGATTGGGCAAACTACGACAACAAAGGCAACACTATTCCTCCTGGCCAAACCAAACCATTTTTTGATCCAGCTAACCCAGAACTGCGGCAATATCTCCTGAAATTGTTTGAGGAAATTGTCAGCGAATATCAAGTAGATGGTTTACAGCTAGATTACATTCGCTATCCCTTCCAAGATCCCTTTGCTGGTAGAAGTTATGGTTATGGCAAAGCTGCCAGAGCGCAATTTCAACAGTTGACTGGTGTTGATCCCTTGACGATTTCCCCCAGCCAAACCGAGTTATGGCAAAAGTGGACAGAATTTCGTACCCAACAAGTTGATAGCTTTGTAGCTGATGTCTCCAAAATGCTGCGGCAAAAGCGCAAGGATTTAATTTTGTCTGTGGCTGTGTTTCCCTTACCAGAACGAGAACGGATTCAGAAACTCCAACAACATTGGGAAGTGTGGGCAAGGCGGGGCGATATAGATGTGATTGTCCCTATGACTTATGCTCAAGATACGGCCAGGTTCCAACGTCTTGCCCAACCTTGGATAGCCTCTAGTCAGTTGGGTTCAACTTTATTAGTACCAGGAATTCGTTTACTGTCGTTACCGAATTTAGCTGCCTTTGACCAATTACAACTGATTCGAGATTTACCCGCCAGTGGTTATGCCTTATTTGCGGCTGAGAATTTTAATCATGATTTACAAAAAATCTTGAATAGTACTCAAGGTCAAGTGCTATCTGTGGCTGATGAACCAATTCCCCTACGCCAACCTTTTGAAACTGCCGTCGTGCGTTATGGATTGTTAAAACGCGAATGGCAGTTGGTCATTCAAAACGAGCAAATCTCTTTCCCAGCCATCAATATTGCTGATTTTAATAATCAAATGGAAGTAGTCGAAAAAGCTTTAACTCAATTAGCGGCTGCACCTTCTCCCGCTAAACTACTCACAGCCAAAGCTTCTTTAACTCGCTTCCAGACGCAATTTCGGATTTGGATGAGAGAAGCAGCAACTAATAACCCTTATCAAGTCAAAGTTTGGGAAAATCGCCTAGCCACGATTGAAAGATTATTGCGTTATGGCGAGAGGCGATCGCAACTACGGTAG
- a CDS encoding PAS domain S-box protein translates to MYTQEQHLWLQSLEAAIDFSPLTVQPEATVSEVISLMAKCGVDVLVVSVSQVIGWLTAQDVVKILAANIDCQTTKITEVMQSPVITLKISEFQDITVVLSLLRQHQLNILPILDTAGQLIGTVTPKSICQVLEKSTQSTAEAERLRLLESAVVNANDSILITAAHITNGQVEPRIVYANRAFTQMTGYTLEEVIGKTPRFSHGEQTSRTEMNRLFASVQAGLPIRTELLSYRKDGSTYWVDMNLVPIKDDQERVTHFVAIHRNITERKLTEAALQWNEELFRQLTENLPQAFYVWDANQQKLLYVSPAYEKIWGRSCDRLIEDPQSYFAAIDAPDRDRVIAAFQNLFTGQDFSERYQILRPDGEQCWISSKIFPLKNDYGQIYRFIAIDVDVTERIKAEAAMHESERRFRAIFNGTFQFSGLLTPEGNLLEANQTLLDFGGLQASDVVGQLFWETPWWQSSPTIPQQLKQAIAIAARGEFIRYEVDILGANQTVRTIDFSLKPLKDETGKILLLISEGRDITELKQTQAALKQANQELEQRVTERTTALQQANQQLLTEIAERQIIEAQLRQSQTMLQLVMDAIPQGILWKDCNSVVLGCNRNFAKLVGVEKPEDIIGKTGHDFLASKSEADFHYECDVRVMATNQPEHHLISPLRLLNGKQSWLKISKIPIHDPTGNVVGLLGTVEDITERQQAQADLKISEERFRNLVESSYDVIWEVDLNCVYTYVSPKIQHILGYEPEAVLGKTPLDFMPAELHETLAPGFAAIFASPQPFKCLENIQVHQDGHLVWLETSGVPVFDADGKLVGYRGTNRDITERKQAETVLKATQQQLQAILDHSAAAIYIFDTNHRFMLVNRYIEQLLNITPEQIVGKSVYDLWPPEIADGFAKNNLQVMTHGLPIQVEESVPLEDGLRTYFSVKFPLKDADGVPYAVCGLSTDITQRKLAEESLTRFQKAIESTSDAVCMSDITGHITYINSGFTEIYGYTLEEYQASGGATSIFKYPQELTQVLTAIANGESWRGEVTMQTHRGRLLQVYLRANAIKDATGKIAGLVAIHTDITPRKQAEEGLRLRDRAIAASSNGIIIADASIPNGPIIYVNPAFERMTGYTASEVIGTSFGLFQRADMEQSGLKELKAAMQAGRACTVVLRNYRKDGSLWWNELNISPVYDADGVLTHYIGIQTDITERKQTETALLVSQQRLQYLLSSSPAVIYTSKAAANFGPTFVSNNISSITGYQPQDFTEDPNFWSNHIHSEDVKNVLAELNKILQQEHYSLEYRFRHKNGTYRWVSDQGKLVRDDAGNPVEMVGYLADITKRKQLEQELRVALEKEKELNELKSRFVSMTSHEFRTPLSTILSSAELLEHYRHKWTEEKQITHLHRIQAAVNRINEMLNDVLVIGKAEAGKIEYTPTTFDLVAYCDHVIEEAQLNQNNRCLIAFTSQYPVISCCMDEKLLGHILHNLLSNAIKYSPEKSTVKLNLTCTDAQVILEIQDRGIGIPPEDLPHLFESFHRAKNVGNILGTGLGLAIVKKCVDIHQGQIAVTSSLGVGTTFTVTLPLNHTIQIEEKDD, encoded by the coding sequence ATGTATACTCAAGAACAACATCTCTGGCTACAAAGCTTAGAGGCTGCAATTGACTTTTCGCCACTAACGGTTCAGCCGGAAGCAACAGTATCAGAGGTAATCTCGCTGATGGCAAAGTGTGGAGTGGATGTTTTGGTAGTTTCAGTTTCGCAAGTTATAGGATGGCTGACCGCGCAAGATGTGGTGAAAATTTTAGCCGCAAATATTGACTGTCAAACTACTAAAATTACTGAGGTGATGCAATCTCCAGTAATTACACTGAAAATCTCTGAATTTCAGGATATTACCGTAGTATTATCACTGTTACGTCAGCATCAGTTAAATATTTTGCCCATTCTTGATACAGCAGGTCAACTAATTGGGACAGTTACCCCTAAAAGTATTTGTCAAGTACTAGAAAAATCAACTCAAAGCACCGCCGAAGCAGAAAGACTGCGTTTACTAGAGTCAGCAGTAGTCAATGCCAACGATTCAATTTTAATTACAGCTGCTCACATCACTAACGGCCAAGTAGAACCAAGGATAGTTTATGCCAACAGAGCATTTACACAGATGACGGGCTATACCCTAGAAGAAGTCATCGGCAAAACACCGCGATTTTCACATGGCGAACAAACTAGTCGTACCGAAATGAATCGACTGTTTGCATCTGTGCAAGCGGGTTTGCCCATTAGAACCGAGTTACTTAGCTATCGCAAGGATGGCTCAACTTATTGGGTGGACATGAACCTAGTGCCGATCAAAGATGATCAAGAACGAGTGACGCACTTTGTGGCTATCCACCGCAACATTACAGAGCGCAAATTGACAGAAGCCGCATTACAGTGGAACGAAGAATTATTTCGCCAATTAACCGAAAATCTCCCCCAAGCTTTTTATGTCTGGGATGCAAATCAACAAAAATTGCTTTATGTTAGCCCAGCTTACGAAAAAATTTGGGGCAGAAGTTGCGATCGCCTCATTGAAGATCCCCAATCATATTTTGCCGCCATTGATGCTCCAGACCGCGATCGCGTGATCGCAGCGTTTCAAAACTTATTCACTGGTCAAGATTTCTCGGAACGATATCAAATTCTGCGCCCTGATGGTGAACAATGCTGGATTTCTAGCAAAATTTTTCCCCTCAAAAATGATTATGGACAAATTTATCGCTTCATCGCTATAGATGTAGATGTGACTGAACGCATTAAAGCAGAAGCCGCCATGCACGAAAGCGAAAGAAGATTCCGGGCAATTTTCAATGGCACATTTCAATTTTCTGGCTTACTCACCCCAGAAGGCAACTTACTCGAAGCCAACCAGACATTATTGGATTTTGGTGGACTGCAAGCATCAGATGTAGTCGGTCAATTGTTTTGGGAAACTCCCTGGTGGCAGAGTTCGCCTACTATTCCACAGCAATTAAAACAAGCAATTGCGATCGCCGCTAGAGGCGAATTTATCCGTTACGAAGTAGATATTTTAGGTGCTAACCAAACAGTCCGCACCATAGATTTCTCCCTGAAACCCCTCAAAGATGAAACAGGCAAAATCTTATTGCTAATTAGCGAAGGACGAGACATCACCGAACTCAAACAAACACAAGCCGCCCTCAAACAAGCCAACCAAGAATTAGAACAGCGCGTTACCGAACGCACCACAGCCCTACAGCAAGCAAATCAGCAATTATTAACCGAAATTGCCGAACGTCAAATTATCGAAGCGCAATTACGGCAGTCTCAAACCATGTTGCAATTAGTCATGGATGCCATTCCCCAAGGTATTCTGTGGAAAGATTGCAATTCTGTGGTTTTGGGTTGTAATCGGAATTTTGCCAAACTTGTAGGTGTGGAAAAACCAGAAGATATTATTGGCAAAACTGGACATGATTTTCTGGCAAGTAAATCAGAAGCAGACTTTCACTATGAATGCGATGTCAGAGTGATGGCGACAAATCAACCAGAACATCATCTGATTTCACCCCTCCGACTCTTAAATGGCAAACAAAGTTGGTTAAAAATTAGTAAAATCCCTATCCATGACCCTACAGGTAATGTAGTTGGTCTTTTGGGGACAGTGGAAGATATCACTGAACGTCAACAAGCACAGGCAGATTTAAAAATCAGTGAAGAACGCTTTCGGAACTTGGTTGAATCTAGCTACGATGTCATCTGGGAAGTGGATCTCAACTGTGTTTATACTTATGTCAGTCCCAAAATTCAACACATTTTGGGTTACGAACCAGAAGCAGTTTTAGGTAAAACACCCCTAGATTTCATGCCAGCAGAATTGCATGAAACCCTAGCCCCCGGTTTTGCAGCAATTTTTGCCTCACCACAACCGTTTAAATGTTTAGAAAACATTCAAGTTCATCAAGATGGACATTTAGTTTGGTTAGAAACCAGTGGCGTGCCGGTCTTTGATGCAGATGGTAAATTAGTTGGCTATCGTGGCACAAATCGAGATATTACCGAACGTAAACAAGCTGAAACCGTATTAAAAGCAACTCAACAGCAACTCCAGGCAATTTTAGATCACTCAGCTGCGGCAATTTATATCTTTGATACCAACCATCGATTTATGTTGGTGAATCGTTATATAGAACAACTACTTAATATCACCCCAGAGCAAATTGTTGGTAAAAGTGTTTATGATTTGTGGCCACCAGAAATTGCCGATGGGTTTGCGAAGAATAACCTCCAGGTAATGACTCATGGTTTGCCCATCCAAGTAGAAGAATCTGTCCCCTTAGAAGATGGGTTACGCACCTACTTTTCCGTGAAGTTTCCCTTAAAAGATGCTGATGGGGTTCCTTACGCTGTTTGTGGTTTATCTACAGATATTACACAACGCAAATTGGCGGAGGAATCTTTAACTCGCTTTCAAAAAGCCATCGAAAGTACTAGTGATGCTGTGTGTATGTCGGATATTACAGGTCACATCACTTACATTAATTCGGGATTTACGGAAATATACGGTTACACCTTAGAAGAATATCAAGCATCTGGCGGAGCAACTAGTATTTTCAAGTATCCACAAGAGTTAACTCAAGTATTAACTGCGATCGCCAATGGAGAGTCATGGCGTGGTGAAGTGACAATGCAAACTCACCGTGGGCGGCTATTACAAGTTTATCTCCGAGCTAACGCCATTAAAGATGCCACGGGGAAAATTGCCGGATTGGTTGCTATCCATACGGATATTACACCGCGCAAACAAGCCGAAGAAGGATTAAGACTCCGTGATCGGGCGATCGCTGCCAGTAGTAATGGTATTATCATTGCCGATGCCAGCATTCCCAACGGCCCAATTATTTACGTTAATCCCGCGTTTGAACGGATGACCGGCTACACTGCATCTGAAGTCATTGGGACAAGTTTTGGCTTATTCCAACGCGCAGATATGGAACAATCTGGTTTAAAAGAACTCAAAGCTGCCATGCAAGCTGGTCGAGCTTGTACTGTCGTGCTACGGAACTATCGCAAAGATGGCAGTCTGTGGTGGAATGAACTGAATATATCTCCTGTCTACGACGCTGATGGGGTACTCACCCATTACATCGGCATTCAAACAGATATTACTGAACGCAAACAAACAGAAACAGCTTTACTAGTCAGTCAACAGCGACTGCAATACTTACTCTCATCCAGCCCGGCGGTAATTTACACCAGCAAAGCCGCCGCGAATTTTGGCCCTACCTTTGTCAGCAACAATATTAGTTCCATTACTGGTTATCAACCACAGGATTTCACAGAAGACCCTAACTTTTGGTCGAACCATATCCACTCCGAAGATGTGAAGAATGTTCTTGCCGAACTCAATAAAATTTTGCAGCAAGAACATTACAGCTTAGAATATCGTTTTCGCCACAAAAATGGCACTTACCGTTGGGTATCTGACCAAGGTAAACTCGTCCGGGATGATGCGGGTAACCCAGTGGAAATGGTGGGTTATTTGGCAGACATCACAAAACGCAAGCAATTAGAACAGGAACTCAGAGTCGCCCTAGAGAAAGAAAAAGAACTGAATGAACTGAAATCTCGGTTTGTTTCTATGACTTCTCACGAATTTCGCACACCTTTGAGTACAATTTTGTCGTCTGCTGAATTACTGGAACATTATCGTCATAAATGGACAGAAGAAAAACAAATTACTCATCTGCATCGCATTCAAGCCGCAGTGAACCGCATCAATGAAATGTTGAACGATGTTTTAGTGATTGGTAAGGCAGAAGCTGGAAAAATAGAATACACGCCTACGACTTTTGATTTAGTAGCCTACTGTGATCACGTCATTGAAGAAGCACAACTCAATCAAAACAATCGCTGTTTGATTGCGTTTACGAGTCAATATCCTGTCATATCATGCTGTATGGATGAAAAATTACTCGGACATATTCTTCATAATTTACTCTCAAATGCAATTAAATATTCTCCAGAGAAGAGTACTGTTAAATTAAACCTAACTTGTACAGATGCACAAGTAATCTTAGAAATTCAAGACCGAGGGATTGGGATTCCTCCCGAAGACTTACCACATTTGTTTGAGTCTTTTCATCGTGCTAAAAATGTCGGCAATATTCTCGGAACTGGGTTAGGACTGGCAATTGTCAAGAAGTGTGTTGATATACATCAAGGTCAAATTGCTGTAACTAGTTCCTTGGGAGTAGGTACTACCTTTACTGTCACTCTGCCATTAAATCACACAATACAAATTGAGGAAAAAGATGATTAA
- a CDS encoding EAL domain-containing response regulator, protein MIKILVIEDEESVRENLLDLLEAEDFQTIAAANGKTGVDLALAEAPDLILCDMMMPEVDGYGVLTALRQDPLTATIPFIFLTAKSAKSDFRQGMDMGADDYLTKPFTRAELLSAIMNRLERQATLKKYLSHPKNITKTVSPKIQLLEMNLQQVVQKQKFQEFEVYYQPIVDIASGQIIAAESLLRWQSPELGLVTPTEFIPIAESTGLIVPIDQWVLQNVCKQIKVWHDVGIAYLKISVNLSVMEFNHPDLLKKITDFLQINHLEPQYLEIELTESMIMQDINSAIATMNKLQTLGLKIAIDDFGTGYSSLIYLKNLPINTLKIDRYFIHNVAVDRQKSAITKALIEMAHNLNMQVVAEGVETEEELQFLRDAHCDYMQGFLFSRPLPAPEFENFLWSNRHLYI, encoded by the coding sequence ATGATTAAAATTTTGGTGATTGAAGATGAAGAATCTGTCCGGGAAAATCTTTTAGATTTATTAGAAGCAGAGGATTTTCAAACAATTGCTGCTGCTAATGGAAAAACAGGTGTAGATTTGGCATTAGCTGAGGCTCCAGATTTAATTTTATGTGACATGATGATGCCAGAGGTTGACGGCTATGGAGTATTAACAGCACTACGACAAGACCCGTTAACAGCCACAATTCCCTTTATTTTTCTGACAGCCAAATCGGCAAAATCTGATTTTCGCCAGGGTATGGATATGGGTGCAGATGATTATCTAACTAAGCCGTTTACACGGGCAGAATTATTAAGTGCAATTATGAACCGCCTCGAAAGACAGGCTACTTTAAAAAAATATCTATCTCATCCCAAGAATATCACTAAGACTGTCTCACCCAAAATTCAGTTGTTGGAAATGAACTTGCAACAGGTGGTGCAGAAACAAAAATTTCAAGAATTTGAAGTTTATTATCAACCAATCGTTGATATCGCTTCTGGGCAAATCATCGCGGCTGAAAGTTTATTACGTTGGCAAAGTCCAGAGTTAGGTTTAGTCACCCCCACGGAATTTATCCCAATTGCTGAATCTACAGGTTTAATTGTTCCGATTGATCAATGGGTGTTACAAAATGTTTGTAAACAAATTAAGGTTTGGCATGATGTCGGGATTGCTTATTTGAAAATTAGTGTTAACTTATCGGTGATGGAATTTAATCATCCAGATTTACTCAAAAAAATTACTGATTTTTTACAAATAAATCATCTGGAACCCCAATATTTAGAAATCGAACTGACTGAAAGCATGATTATGCAAGATATCAATAGTGCGATCGCTACTATGAATAAACTACAAACTTTAGGTTTGAAAATAGCTATTGATGATTTTGGTACTGGCTATTCTTCACTTATATATCTCAAAAATTTACCGATTAATACCTTAAAAATTGACCGTTATTTTATTCATAATGTAGCTGTTGATCGGCAAAAATCAGCCATTACTAAAGCTTTAATTGAAATGGCACATAACCTGAATATGCAAGTAGTGGCTGAAGGTGTAGAAACAGAAGAAGAATTGCAATTTTTACGCGATGCTCACTGTGATTATATGCAGGGTTTTTTATTTAGTCGTCCATTACCAGCACCAGAGTTTGAGAATTTTTTATGGAGTAATAGACATTTATACATCTAA